One genomic region from Pseudomonas hormoni encodes:
- the pabC gene encoding aminodeoxychorismate lyase translates to MDSWVDGQPADALSLKDRGLAYGDGLFETIAVRGGQPLLLDRHLSRLADGCSRLAITAVHALIRSELQAYAAALGEGVLKLILTRGDSLRGYAPDPSAQARRILQGNPPAAYPAVHGEQGVRLFPCTTRLARQPLLAGLKHLNRLEQVIARSEWQDTEHAEGLMLDQAGRVIEGVFSNLFLVRDGVLITADLKRCGVAGVMRAELLFQAESLGIPTQITDITLEQLQWADEVFVCNSVYGVWPVRAYAALSWSVGPLTRKLQTIARALLDA, encoded by the coding sequence ATGGACAGCTGGGTCGACGGTCAGCCGGCTGACGCGTTGTCGCTGAAGGATCGCGGCCTGGCCTACGGCGATGGTCTGTTCGAGACCATCGCCGTGCGCGGCGGCCAGCCGCTGTTGCTGGACCGGCATTTGTCGCGTCTGGCGGATGGCTGTTCGCGCCTGGCGATCACGGCAGTTCACGCGCTGATCCGCAGCGAGCTGCAGGCCTACGCCGCAGCTCTGGGTGAAGGTGTGCTTAAACTCATCCTCACTCGCGGCGACAGCTTGCGCGGTTATGCCCCCGATCCTTCGGCTCAGGCCCGACGTATTCTGCAAGGCAATCCTCCTGCTGCTTATCCTGCGGTTCATGGAGAGCAGGGCGTTCGCCTCTTTCCCTGCACCACACGATTGGCCAGACAACCCTTGCTCGCCGGGCTCAAACACCTGAACCGTCTTGAGCAAGTCATTGCACGTTCCGAATGGCAAGACACCGAGCATGCCGAAGGCTTGATGCTCGATCAGGCCGGGCGCGTGATCGAAGGCGTGTTCAGTAATCTGTTCCTGGTCCGCGATGGCGTGTTGATCACCGCCGATCTCAAACGCTGCGGCGTTGCCGGCGTGATGCGTGCTGAATTATTGTTTCAAGCCGAGTCGCTGGGGATCCCCACGCAAATCACCGACATCACCCTCGAGCAGCTGCAATGGGCTGACGAAGTCTTTGTCTGCAATAGCGTGTATGGCGTTTGGCCGGTGCGCGCCTATGCAGCACTGAGCTGGTCGGTTGGGCCGCTCACCCGTAAACTCCAAACCATTGCCCGCGCGCTACTGGATGCTTGA
- the fabF gene encoding beta-ketoacyl-ACP synthase II, protein MSRRRVVVTGMGMLSPLGTDVPSSWQGILAGRSGIGLIEHTDLSAYSTRFGGSVKGFNVEEYLSVKEARKLDLFIQYGLAAGFQAVRNAGLEVTDANRERIGVAMGSGIGGLTNIEETSRTLHDSGPRRISPFFVPGSIINMISGFLSIHLGAQGPNYAIATACTTGTHCIGMAARNIMYDEADVMIAGGAEMAACGLGMGGFGASRALSTRNDEPTRASRPWDKGRDGFVLSDGAGALVLEELEHAKARGATIYAELIGFGTSGDAYHMTSPPADGAGAARCITNALRDAKINSDQVQYINAHGTSTSAGDLAEACAIKSVFGDHAYKLAVSSTKSMTGHLLGAAGAVEAIFSVLAINSQVAPPTINLDEPDEGCDLDFVPHTARNMDIDVVLSNSFGFGGTNGSLVFRRFAD, encoded by the coding sequence GTGTCGCGTAGACGCGTCGTAGTCACCGGTATGGGTATGTTGTCGCCACTGGGCACGGATGTGCCAAGCAGTTGGCAGGGCATTCTGGCTGGCCGCAGTGGCATTGGTCTGATCGAACACACCGACCTTTCTGCCTATTCCACCCGTTTTGGCGGCTCGGTAAAGGGCTTCAATGTCGAGGAATACCTGTCGGTCAAGGAAGCTCGCAAGCTCGACCTGTTCATTCAGTACGGTCTGGCCGCCGGTTTCCAGGCTGTGCGTAACGCAGGTCTTGAAGTCACCGACGCCAACCGTGAACGCATCGGCGTGGCCATGGGTTCGGGTATTGGCGGTCTGACCAATATCGAAGAAACCAGCCGCACGCTGCATGATTCCGGCCCACGACGGATCTCTCCGTTTTTCGTGCCTGGCTCGATCATCAATATGATTTCCGGTTTCCTGTCGATCCATTTGGGTGCACAGGGACCTAACTACGCCATCGCCACCGCGTGTACCACCGGTACGCACTGCATTGGCATGGCGGCACGCAACATCATGTACGACGAAGCCGACGTGATGATTGCCGGCGGCGCCGAGATGGCCGCTTGCGGTCTGGGCATGGGTGGCTTCGGAGCCTCTCGCGCACTGTCGACCCGCAACGACGAGCCGACCCGCGCCAGCCGTCCGTGGGACAAGGGTCGTGACGGCTTCGTCCTGTCCGACGGTGCCGGTGCGCTGGTTCTGGAAGAGCTGGAACACGCCAAGGCTCGCGGCGCGACCATCTATGCCGAGCTGATCGGCTTCGGTACCAGCGGCGACGCGTACCACATGACTTCGCCGCCGGCGGACGGTGCCGGTGCTGCACGTTGCATTACCAACGCCCTGCGCGACGCAAAGATCAATAGCGATCAAGTCCAGTACATCAACGCCCACGGCACCTCGACTTCGGCCGGCGACCTCGCCGAAGCCTGTGCGATCAAGTCGGTGTTCGGCGATCACGCCTACAAACTGGCGGTCAGTTCGACCAAGTCCATGACTGGTCACCTGTTGGGTGCGGCAGGTGCGGTCGAAGCGATCTTCAGTGTGCTGGCGATCAACAGCCAGGTGGCACCGCCGACCATCAACCTCGATGAGCCGGACGAAGGCTGTGATCTCGATTTCGTGCCGCACACCGCGCGCAACATGGATATCGATGTGGTGCTGTCCAACTCCTTCGGTTTTGGCGGTACCAACGGCTCGCTGGTGTTCCGCCGGTTCGCTGACTGA
- the acpP gene encoding acyl carrier protein — translation MSTIEERVKKIVAEQLGVKEEEVVNTASFVEDLGADSLDTVELVMALEEEFETEIPDEEAEKITTVQAAIDYVTSHQA, via the coding sequence ATGAGCACCATCGAAGAGCGCGTCAAGAAAATCGTTGCCGAGCAACTGGGCGTTAAAGAAGAAGAAGTGGTCAACACTGCTTCCTTCGTTGAAGACCTGGGTGCCGACTCCCTTGACACCGTTGAGCTGGTGATGGCTCTGGAAGAGGAATTCGAGACCGAAATCCCTGACGAAGAAGCTGAGAAGATCACTACTGTACAAGCTGCAATCGACTACGTTACTAGCCACCAGGCGTAA
- the fabG gene encoding 3-oxoacyl-ACP reductase FabG, giving the protein MSLQGKVALVTGASRGIGQAIALELGRQGAIVVGTATSASGAERIAATLKENGIQGTGLELDVTSDESVAAVLASIQEQFGAPAILVNNAGITRDNLMMRMKDDEWHDVVDTNLNSLFRLSKGVLRGMTKARWGRIISIGSVVGAMGNAGQVNYAAAKAGLEGFSRALAREVGSRSITVNSVAPGFIDTDMTRELPEAQREALQTQIPLGRLGQAQEIASVVAFLASDGAAYVTGATIPVNGGMYMS; this is encoded by the coding sequence ATGAGTCTGCAAGGTAAAGTTGCACTGGTCACCGGTGCGAGCCGCGGTATCGGCCAGGCCATCGCCCTGGAACTGGGTCGTCAGGGTGCCATCGTTGTGGGCACCGCGACATCCGCTTCGGGTGCCGAACGCATAGCCGCTACCCTGAAGGAAAACGGTATTCAAGGCACTGGCCTTGAACTCGATGTCACCAGCGACGAATCCGTTGCGGCGGTGCTGGCGAGCATCCAGGAGCAGTTCGGTGCGCCGGCGATCCTGGTCAACAATGCCGGTATCACCCGCGATAACCTGATGATGCGCATGAAAGATGACGAATGGCATGACGTCGTCGATACCAACCTGAACAGTCTGTTCCGGCTGTCCAAGGGCGTTTTACGCGGCATGACCAAAGCCCGTTGGGGACGAATTATCAGTATTGGCTCGGTAGTGGGTGCCATGGGCAACGCAGGCCAAGTAAACTACGCTGCCGCCAAGGCAGGCCTGGAAGGTTTCAGTCGTGCCCTGGCGCGTGAAGTCGGTTCGCGTTCGATTACGGTAAACTCGGTGGCCCCTGGGTTCATCGACACCGATATGACCCGCGAACTGCCCGAGGCACAGCGTGAAGCCTTGCAGACGCAAATTCCGCTGGGCCGTCTGGGGCAAGCTCAAGAGATCGCGTCTGTGGTCGCTTTTCTTGCGTCCGACGGTGCGGCTTACGTTACTGGGGCTACAATCCCGGTGAACGGCGGGATGTACATGAGTTAA
- the fabD gene encoding ACP S-malonyltransferase yields the protein MSASLAFVFPGQGSQSLGMLAELGAQHPVVLETFKEASDALGYDLWALTQQGPEEQLNQTDKTQPAILTASIALWRLWLAEGGARPAYVAGHSLGEYSALVAAGSLSLGDAVKLVERRGQLMQEAVPAGQGGMAAILGLDDADVLAACAEAAQGEVVSAVNFNSPGQVVIAGAKAAVERAIEGCKARGAKRAMPLPVSVPSHCELMRPAAERFAESIAAINWQEPQIPVVQNVSANVPADLETLKRDLLEQLYKPVRWVESVQALAAKGATQLVECGPGKVLAGLNKRCAEGVSTSNLNTPDAFAAARAALA from the coding sequence ATGTCTGCTTCCCTCGCATTCGTCTTTCCAGGACAGGGTTCGCAGTCCCTCGGCATGCTGGCCGAGTTGGGCGCGCAACATCCTGTAGTCCTTGAAACATTCAAAGAAGCATCCGACGCTCTCGGTTACGATCTGTGGGCACTGACCCAACAGGGGCCGGAAGAGCAACTCAATCAAACCGATAAAACCCAGCCGGCCATTCTGACCGCCTCGATCGCCTTGTGGCGTCTGTGGCTGGCGGAAGGTGGTGCGCGTCCGGCTTATGTTGCCGGTCATAGCCTGGGCGAATACAGCGCGCTGGTGGCTGCGGGCAGCCTGAGTCTGGGCGACGCCGTCAAACTGGTTGAGCGTCGTGGTCAGCTGATGCAGGAAGCCGTTCCGGCCGGGCAGGGCGGCATGGCTGCCATTCTCGGTCTGGACGATGCCGACGTACTGGCAGCCTGTGCCGAAGCGGCGCAGGGCGAAGTGGTCAGCGCGGTGAATTTCAACTCGCCAGGCCAGGTGGTAATCGCCGGTGCCAAGGCTGCGGTCGAGCGTGCCATCGAAGGCTGCAAGGCGCGTGGTGCCAAGCGCGCCATGCCGTTGCCGGTCAGCGTGCCGTCCCACTGCGAGCTGATGCGTCCAGCGGCCGAACGTTTTGCCGAGTCGATCGCTGCGATCAACTGGCAGGAACCACAGATCCCTGTGGTACAAAACGTCAGCGCGAACGTGCCGGCCGATCTCGAAACCCTCAAGCGCGATCTGCTTGAACAGCTCTACAAGCCTGTGCGCTGGGTCGAATCGGTCCAGGCACTGGCTGCCAAGGGCGCGACCCAACTGGTCGAATGCGGTCCTGGCAAAGTGCTGGCCGGCTTGAACAAGCGCTGCGCCGAAGGCGTGTCGACATCCAACCTCAATACCCCAGACGCCTTTGCTGCCGCCCGCGCAGCGCTGGCCTGA
- the plsX gene encoding phosphate acyltransferase PlsX: MSAQVIAIDAMGGDFGPRSIVQASLACLNATPSLHLTLVGQPSLLEELIAGQSAVDRSRLSIAPASEVITMDEKPAQALRGKPDSSMRVALELLRDGKVQACVSAGNTGALMALSRFVLKTLPGIDRPAMVAAIPTQKGYCQLLDLGANVDCSAEHLLQFAVMGSVAAETLGIVRPRVALLNIGTEDIKGNQQVKLAATLLQSARGINYIGFVEGDGLYRGEADVVVCDGFVGNILLKSSEGLATMISGRIEALFKKNVASKIIGAMALPLMKRLQADLAPARHNGASFLGLQGIVVKSHGSAGVQGFQSAISRALIEIQENLPERIHGRLEDLLL, translated from the coding sequence TTGTCCGCTCAAGTCATCGCGATTGACGCAATGGGCGGGGACTTCGGTCCCCGCAGCATTGTTCAGGCCAGCCTTGCTTGTCTGAATGCTACGCCCTCGCTGCACCTGACCCTTGTCGGTCAACCCTCCCTTCTTGAAGAATTGATCGCTGGCCAATCGGCTGTGGATCGCTCGCGCCTGTCGATTGCACCGGCATCCGAAGTCATCACAATGGACGAAAAGCCTGCCCAGGCGTTGCGCGGCAAGCCCGATTCGTCAATGCGTGTGGCGCTCGAGTTGCTGCGTGACGGCAAGGTTCAGGCCTGCGTCAGCGCCGGCAATACCGGCGCGCTGATGGCTTTGTCGCGGTTTGTGCTCAAGACTTTGCCGGGCATTGATCGGCCGGCCATGGTCGCGGCGATTCCGACGCAGAAGGGCTATTGCCAGTTGCTCGATCTGGGCGCCAACGTCGATTGCAGTGCCGAGCATCTGCTGCAGTTTGCGGTGATGGGGTCGGTGGCGGCAGAAACCCTCGGTATCGTTCGCCCGCGTGTTGCGTTGCTGAACATTGGCACCGAAGACATCAAGGGCAATCAGCAGGTCAAGCTGGCGGCGACTTTGTTGCAAAGTGCTCGCGGCATCAATTACATCGGTTTTGTCGAAGGTGACGGCTTGTACCGGGGCGAGGCGGATGTGGTGGTGTGCGACGGCTTTGTCGGCAATATCCTGCTCAAGTCCAGCGAAGGGTTGGCGACCATGATCTCCGGTCGCATCGAAGCCCTGTTCAAAAAAAACGTTGCATCAAAAATAATTGGCGCAATGGCGTTGCCACTGATGAAACGCCTGCAAGCGGACCTGGCGCCCGCGCGGCATAACGGTGCAAGCTTCCTGGGTTTGCAGGGCATTGTGGTGAAAAGTCACGGTTCTGCAGGGGTTCAGGGTTTTCAGAGTGCCATCTCGCGAGCCTTGATCGAGATTCAGGAAAACCTGCCGGAACGGATTCACGGTCGTCTGGAGGATTTGTTGCTTTAG
- the rpmF gene encoding 50S ribosomal protein L32 translates to MAVQQNKKSRSARDMRRSHDALEASTLSVEKTTGEVHLRHHVSPEGVYRGRKVIDKGADE, encoded by the coding sequence ATGGCTGTTCAGCAGAACAAAAAATCCCGCTCTGCCCGTGACATGCGTCGTTCGCACGACGCTCTCGAGGCTAGCACCCTGTCTGTAGAAAAAACCACTGGTGAAGTTCACCTGCGTCACCACGTATCGCCAGAAGGCGTATACCGTGGCCGTAAAGTGATCGACAAGGGCGCTGACGAGTAA
- a CDS encoding YceD family protein, with protein sequence MLNDPIPPHVDPRKLADRGTTLQGELLLADLERLCDPLSDTVGTVQAKFVFERDERKSVVIHSFIDTEVKMVCQRCLELVTLPIHSECSYAVVKEGANTQSLPKGYDVLELGEDPLDLQSLIEEELLLALPIVPAHHPEECQQPGGLEEAEPSEDEVTRSNPFSVLAQLKRDPNV encoded by the coding sequence ATGTTGAATGACCCGATTCCACCTCACGTTGACCCGCGCAAATTGGCTGACCGTGGCACCACCCTTCAAGGTGAACTGCTGCTGGCCGATTTGGAGAGACTCTGCGACCCGCTTTCCGACACTGTCGGTACGGTGCAGGCTAAATTCGTTTTTGAACGAGATGAACGTAAGTCTGTGGTAATCCACAGTTTTATCGACACCGAAGTCAAAATGGTTTGCCAGCGTTGTCTTGAGCTGGTCACCCTGCCGATCCACAGCGAATGCAGTTATGCTGTGGTGAAGGAGGGTGCGAATACCCAGTCGTTGCCGAAAGGTTATGACGTGCTGGAACTGGGCGAAGATCCATTGGATCTGCAGTCACTGATCGAGGAGGAGCTTCTGCTCGCCTTGCCCATTGTGCCTGCTCATCATCCGGAAGAATGCCAGCAGCCGGGGGGTCTCGAAGAGGCCGAACCGAGCGAGGACGAGGTAACGCGGTCCAACCCGTTCAGTGTATTGGCGCAGTTAAAGCGTGACCCAAACGTTTAG
- a CDS encoding Maf family protein, whose amino-acid sequence MLPLLLASSSVYRRELLARLQLPFTCSSPDIDESHRPGEPAIELVKRLAKEKAQALAGSHPVHLIIGSDQVAVLGDRIIGKPHTFEKAREQLQASSGASVTFLTGLALLNSQTGHCQVDCVPFTVHMRVLDTARIERYLRAEQPYDCAGSFKAEGLGVSLFQSTEGPDATSLIGLPLIRLIDMLLNEGVQIP is encoded by the coding sequence ATGCTGCCTTTATTACTCGCTTCAAGCTCGGTATATCGCCGGGAATTGCTGGCCCGCTTGCAGCTGCCATTCACCTGCAGCTCGCCTGATATCGATGAAAGTCATCGACCAGGAGAACCCGCCATCGAGCTGGTAAAGCGCCTCGCGAAGGAAAAGGCCCAAGCCCTTGCCGGCAGCCACCCCGTTCATCTGATCATCGGCTCCGACCAGGTCGCAGTACTCGGCGACAGGATAATCGGCAAGCCCCACACCTTCGAAAAGGCCCGCGAACAGCTACAGGCTTCCAGCGGCGCCAGCGTGACCTTCCTGACCGGCCTCGCCCTGCTCAATAGCCAGACCGGACACTGCCAGGTCGACTGCGTGCCATTCACCGTACACATGCGCGTACTCGACACCGCACGCATCGAACGCTACCTGCGCGCCGAACAACCCTACGATTGCGCTGGCAGCTTCAAGGCCGAAGGTTTGGGGGTGAGCTTGTTTCAAAGCACGGAAGGCCCTGACGCTACCAGCCTGATCGGCCTGCCGCTGATTCGCCTGATCGACATGCTACTGAATGAAGGCGTGCAAATCCCCTGA
- the sppA gene encoding signal peptide peptidase SppA, with product MTDEWKAPAKASAESGDEKSWKLLEKTLLASVQEQRRSRRWGIFFKLLTFVYLFGALILFTPLMDMEKAATRSANYTALIDVTGMIADKEPASADNIVGSLRAAFEDEKVKGVILRINSPGGSPVQSGYVYDEIRRLRGLHPDTKVYAVISDLGASGAYYIASAADQIYADKASLVGSIGVTAAGYGFVGTMEKLGVERRTYTSGEHKSFLDPFQPQKPEETQFWQGVLDTTHQQFISSVKKGRGDRLKDKEHPELFSGLVWSGEQALPLGLIDGLGNASSVARDVIGEKELVDFTVQESPFDRFSKKLGASVAEQLAMWMGFHGPSLR from the coding sequence ATGACCGACGAATGGAAGGCGCCCGCCAAGGCGAGTGCGGAGAGCGGTGACGAGAAGAGCTGGAAGCTGTTGGAGAAGACCCTGCTGGCCAGTGTCCAGGAGCAACGCCGGTCGCGGCGTTGGGGGATTTTCTTCAAGCTGCTGACCTTTGTGTATCTGTTTGGCGCGCTGATTCTGTTCACGCCGCTGATGGATATGGAAAAGGCCGCGACCCGCAGCGCCAATTACACCGCGCTGATCGACGTGACGGGCATGATCGCCGACAAGGAGCCCGCCAGCGCTGACAATATCGTCGGCAGCCTGCGTGCGGCCTTCGAGGATGAAAAGGTCAAGGGCGTCATTCTGCGCATCAACAGTCCGGGCGGCAGTCCGGTGCAGTCGGGTTACGTTTATGACGAGATCCGCCGGTTGCGTGGCTTGCACCCGGATACCAAGGTTTACGCGGTGATCTCCGACCTGGGTGCTTCCGGCGCTTATTACATCGCCAGTGCGGCGGATCAGATCTACGCCGACAAGGCGAGTCTGGTGGGCTCCATTGGTGTGACGGCGGCGGGTTACGGGTTTGTCGGTACCATGGAGAAGCTGGGTGTCGAGCGTCGGACCTACACGTCTGGCGAGCACAAGTCGTTCCTTGATCCGTTCCAGCCGCAAAAGCCTGAGGAGACTCAGTTCTGGCAGGGCGTCCTCGATACGACGCACCAGCAGTTCATCAGCAGCGTCAAGAAGGGTCGTGGCGATCGCCTCAAGGACAAGGAGCATCCGGAGCTGTTCTCCGGGTTGGTCTGGTCCGGTGAGCAGGCGCTGCCTCTGGGGCTGATCGATGGTCTGGGTAATGCCAGTTCGGTGGCGCGTGATGTGATCGGTGAAAAAGAGCTGGTGGACTTCACCGTTCAGGAGTCGCCGTTCGATCGCTTCTCGAAGAAACTTGGCGCCAGTGTGGCTGAGCAGTTGGCGATGTGGATGGGTTTTCACGGTCCGTCACTGCGCTGA
- a CDS encoding HAD-IA family hydrolase, translating to MHPSDYKLLIFDWDGTLADSIGRIVEAMHVASERSGFQLRDDFAVKGIIGLGLPEAIRTLYPEIGDNELIAFRQHYADHYIASEAVPSPLFEGVVESMEAFRAEGYHLAVATGKARRGLDRVLKAHGWDDYFDITRAADETASKPHPLMLEQILAHCEVRPEQALMVGDSSFDLQMARNAGMGSVAVSYGAQSIEALKLFEPALAIDRFSELHAWLNQRA from the coding sequence GTGCACCCCTCTGATTACAAGCTGCTGATTTTCGATTGGGACGGCACTCTCGCCGACTCCATTGGTCGGATTGTCGAGGCGATGCACGTCGCGTCCGAACGCTCCGGCTTCCAGTTGCGCGATGATTTTGCCGTCAAAGGCATCATCGGGCTGGGTCTTCCGGAGGCCATTCGTACGTTGTATCCGGAAATCGGCGACAACGAGCTGATAGCTTTCCGTCAGCACTATGCCGATCACTACATCGCCTCGGAAGCCGTACCTTCTCCGTTGTTTGAAGGGGTAGTCGAGTCGATGGAGGCGTTTCGCGCCGAGGGTTATCACTTGGCGGTAGCGACCGGCAAGGCGCGTCGCGGGCTGGATCGCGTGCTGAAGGCGCACGGTTGGGACGATTATTTCGACATCACCCGCGCGGCCGACGAAACAGCCAGCAAGCCCCATCCGCTGATGCTTGAGCAGATCCTCGCTCATTGCGAAGTTCGCCCGGAGCAAGCGTTGATGGTCGGTGATTCGTCCTTCGACCTGCAGATGGCGCGCAATGCCGGCATGGGTTCGGTGGCGGTCAGCTACGGCGCGCAATCGATCGAGGCGCTGAAGCTGTTCGAACCGGCGCTGGCCATCGATCGTTTTTCAGAATTGCATGCCTGGCTGAATCAGCGGGCCTAA
- the rluC gene encoding 23S rRNA pseudouridine(955/2504/2580) synthase RluC codes for MTTTAPSTPAVQLLEVSPEYAGQRIDNFLLARLKGVPKTLIYRILRKGEVRVNKGRIKPEYKLQAGDIVRVPPVRVPERDEPVPLAQGLLQRLEASIVFEDKALIVINKPCGIAVHGGSGLTYGVIEAFRQLRPDCKELELVHRLDRDTSGLLMIAKKRSMLRHLHTALRGDGVDKRYMALVRGNWAASIKQVRASLGKSNLRSGERMVEVDEEEGKESVTVFKVLRRFGDFATLIEAKPITGRTHQIRVHTLHAGHCIAGDTKYGDDDFSKEIRDLGGKRLFLHAYMLTVPLPDGSELKLQAPVDEMWAKTVERLSAPL; via the coding sequence ATGACGACTACTGCCCCCTCGACCCCAGCCGTACAACTGCTTGAGGTCTCGCCGGAATATGCCGGCCAACGTATTGATAACTTCCTTCTCGCTCGGCTCAAAGGCGTGCCCAAGACCTTGATTTACCGCATTTTGCGCAAGGGCGAAGTGCGGGTGAACAAAGGTCGGATCAAGCCCGAATACAAGCTGCAGGCGGGCGATATCGTGCGCGTGCCGCCGGTTCGCGTGCCGGAGCGCGACGAGCCGGTGCCGCTGGCCCAGGGTCTGCTGCAACGCCTTGAAGCCTCGATTGTCTTTGAAGACAAGGCGCTGATCGTGATCAACAAGCCTTGCGGCATTGCGGTTCACGGAGGCAGCGGCCTGACTTACGGAGTGATCGAAGCCTTTCGTCAGTTGCGTCCGGATTGCAAGGAGCTCGAGCTGGTTCACCGTCTCGACCGTGACACCTCCGGCCTGCTGATGATCGCCAAGAAGCGCAGCATGCTGCGTCACTTGCACACGGCATTGCGCGGAGATGGCGTCGATAAGCGCTATATGGCGCTGGTCCGCGGTAACTGGGCGGCCTCGATCAAGCAAGTTCGTGCGTCGCTCGGCAAGAGCAATCTGCGCTCCGGCGAGCGCATGGTCGAGGTCGATGAGGAGGAGGGCAAGGAGTCTGTGACCGTGTTCAAGGTCCTGCGTCGATTCGGCGACTTTGCCACCCTGATCGAAGCCAAGCCGATCACTGGCCGCACTCACCAGATCCGCGTTCACACCCTGCACGCCGGGCACTGCATTGCTGGCGACACCAAGTACGGCGACGACGATTTCAGCAAGGAAATCCGCGATCTGGGCGGCAAGCGCCTGTTTCTGCACGCCTACATGCTGACCGTGCCGTTGCCCGATGGCAGCGAGCTCAAGTTACAGGCGCCTGTCGACGAGATGTGGGCCAAAACCGTGGAGCGCCTGAGTGCACCCCTCTGA